One Phalacrocorax aristotelis chromosome 14, bGulAri2.1, whole genome shotgun sequence DNA window includes the following coding sequences:
- the TSPAN15 gene encoding tetraspanin-15, with amino-acid sequence MAAGDAEQVRYCGRLSYLCLKLSLIIYSTTFWVIGALVLAVGIYAEVERQKYKTLESAFLAPAIILILLGIIMFLVSFVGVLASLRDNLCLLQAFMYILGICLLIELTGGVVALIFRNQTINFLNDNIRRGIENYYDDLDFKNIMDSVQKQFKCCGGEDYKDWSQNVYHNCAAPGPLACGVPYTCCVTNKTDIINTMCGYKTIDKERLSVQHVIYVRGCTNAVLIWFLDNYSIMAGVMLGILLPQFLGVLLSLLYITRVEDIITEHKLSERLFEDAQERCAPEFAGAGCCMCYPG; translated from the exons ATGGCGGCGGGGGACGCGGAGCAAGTGCGGTACTGCGGGCGGCTCTCCTACCTCTGCCTCAAGCTCAGCCTCATCATCTACTCCACCACCTTCTGG GTGATCGGAGCCCTTGTCCTCGCGGTTGGGATTTATGCAGAAGTTGAAAGACAGAAGTACAAAACTCTAGAAAGTGCCTTTCTAGCCCcagcaattattttaatacttttggGCATTATAATGTTCCTTGTATCTTTTGTGGGTGTACTGGCTTCTTTAAGAGACAATTTATGCCTTCTTCAAGCA TTCATGTACATTCTTGGTATCTGCTTGCTGATTGAGCTGACGGGTGGAGTGGTGGCCCTGATCTTCAGAAACCAG ACAATCAACTTTTTGAATGATAATATAAGGAGAGGAATTGAGAATTACTATGATGATTTAGACTTCAAGAACATCATGGATTCTGTTCAAAAGcag TTTAAGTGCTGCGGTGGGGAAGATTATAAGGACTGGTCACAAAACGTGTACCACAACTGTGCGGCGCCGGGACCGCTAGCCTGCGGGGTGCCCTACACTTGCTGTGTCACAAATAAG acagaCATTATCAACACTATGTGTGGATACAAAACCATTGACAAAGAG CGCTTGAGTGTTCAGCATGTTATATATGTCCGTGGGTGCACAAATGCAGTGCTTATTTGGTTTTTGGACAACTACAGCATCATGGCCGGCGTGATGCTCGGCATATTGCTACCCCAG TTCCTGGGAGTGTTGTTATCCTTGCTTTACATCACTCGGGTGGAAGATATCATCACAGAGCACAAGCTGAGTGAAAGACTGTTTGAAGACGCGCAGGAGAGATGTGCCCCCGAGTTTGCTGGAGCCGGGTGCTGCATGTGTTACCCGGGGTGA